The Pontibacter sp. SGAir0037 DNA segment ACACTTTTCCTGCATCGCTTTTGCAGCGCCACCTGTTCATCCATAAAAGCCGCTATGTCTTTGCTCTTGCCTCGCTGGCTCTCATACAGGTAGCTCATGTGCATAGATGTCAGCAGCGTTACCCATTGGCTCTGGAACCGCACCTCCTGCATCAGGTCTTTGGCCTGTTCTATGGTAACAGGTAGCAAGGTGAAATCAGCTGGTGCGCCTGCTTTGGTTAATCCATCCTTTCCATGCCAGGTCTTCTGCCTGTTGTCGTGGTTGGCTATAGCAATAATGGTTTCTACCCAGTGGCGGGAGCGTAAGGCAGGTTTCAGGGAACAGGCCAGCTGTGCTGCCAATACGCCATGTGCCTGTTGGTAAATTACTTCCCAGCCTTCAGCTATTGCATTTACAATCATAGGAGTCGCTTAAAATTGTTTGCTAAAACTGAAGAACTGTTTTTTGAATGAAAAGTTAGGTAAGGCTGTTTAAACGGTAGAGCTGTGAGGTACAATAGTTGGTTAATGCTGCTAGCTATACTTGCCTAATTGCTTGTTAGCCTGCTACAGGTTTATGAGTTAAGTAAAGGCAGAATTGAAAATTAGCTATCTTTGTGTATCAAAGTTTTCAGTCAAAACGGCAGGTAACAAAGATTTGGCAAAAGAGTTGTATAAGAAGTATAGTGCTTTCTAGCAGGGAGCTAAGATTCCAACAGCAGCATTTGTAGTTTTATTTACACCAGATATCATGATCAAATTCATATTCACGACATTAGTTATTATTTTTTTAATTCGTTTAGTCGCACCTTTTCTGTTTCGGTGGTTATTAGGAATGTTTGTGAAGAAGAGTATGCGCAACGGCACCTTTTTCTATGGTAACATAAACAACCAGCAACAGCGCCAGCAGGAGCAAAACAGCCAGCGAGCCGGCAATGGCAATGTAAAGATTGACTATATACCTGATCAGTCTAAAAACAAAGGCTTTGATGGCGGCGAATATGTGGATTATGAAGAAGTGAAGTAGAGAAACAAAATGCGCAGATTTTTTCCATTTCCCCATTATGCATGGGTGCTCGTGTTGTTGGGGGCAATGGCAGGCTGTACAGCTCCCCGCTCTGTCATCAACTCTGGAAAGGTAACAGCACCGGGTCAGATCAGGGTAGGCTTTAATGCAGGCGGTAATATAGCTACATCACCTTTAAGCCAGTTAGACGATATTACAAAAGCTGCTGTGGATGCCCTGGCCCGGGAAGATTCTGTTTACTACAACAGCCAGATAGATGTAGCCTCTAAGGCACTTGTAGCCTATGCACTCGATCCTGTTGGGCCTACGTTCGATTTTTATGTGCGCTATGGCCTTGCACCACGCTTTGATGTAGGCTATAAATATGCTTCGGGTGCGCATGTGCTGGATGCTATGTACCAGTTTATGGGGCCAACCGGCACGTTTGATAACCCCGGTGCGGGAGATTGGTATGGCAGCGTAGGCATACAGTATGCGGGCCAGCAGTCTGGCATTATCAATAAACTTTTCCTGAATAAGTTACAGCCTGTCATAGGCTTTACAGCATCGCGCAGAGACGTAGTCATTCCGCTAATCTTCAGCAAATCTTTTGGTGTAGAAGAAGAAAAAGGGCACATTGCTTTTGGAGCTGTTTACAACCATACGTTTATTAAGTACGGCTTTGAGCCAGGCCGCCTGTTTAAGAAGTATGGAGAAGATATAGTGCGGGTAGATGCTTTTACAGAAAGAAATAACTTTCCTTCTTTCGGAATATTTGTAAATGGAAAGATCGGGTACAGGTATGTATACCTGCTGCCAGCGCTAACAATGTATTATCAGAACTATGGCAGCTATCCATTACTGGAGAACAATGTATATAGCTTCTCCGGTATGACCATTATACCTTCGCTTGGCCTACAGTTTCAGTTTGGGGCAGGAAAAAGTAAATAAATAGGAATTCGGAAATATGCAGAGGGGCCTGGTGATCGTAAATTGCCAGGCCTCTCTGTTTCTAGCGAAGAAACAAGCCTTTAGCAGGTATATGGTGCAGAAGTGAAATAAAAAAACTAATTTCAGGCTCTGTTTTTGAGGTTTTCGAAAGATACTATGGCTTCTATTGATTTTAAACGTAATGTATTGCCGCATGTAGTGGCTGTTGTCATTTTCCTGCTGCTCACGGCTATTTACTTTTCTCCGGTACTTTTTAATGGCGAAGGTCTTCCGCAGCAGGACATCATGCAGGCAAGGGGTGCCGATAAAGAAATCCAGGATTTCAGGGCAGCCACAGGAGAAGAACCTCTCTGGACAAACTCGATGTTCTCCGGTATGCCAGCCTATCTTATCAACACGCATTATTCGGGTGACTGGTCCGGGTTTATTCATAAAGTACTTACACTTGATATGCCTGCCTTAGCGGGGAATATCTTTATTACCTTACTTGGTGCCTATATCCTTATGCTGGCTTTGGGTATGAATGTATGGCTGTCGGTGGTAGGAGCTGTTGCTATAACTTTTACTTCTTATAATTTCATTATCCTGGAGGCGGGGCACAATACCAAATCCTTAACCATAGCCTATATACCGGTTGTGTTAGGCGGGCTTTTTTACACCTTGCGCCGCAACATGTGGATAGGGGCAGCCTTGTTTGCGCTGGGGCTTACGCTGAACCTGCACTTTAACCACTTGCAGATGACCTATTACATGCTGCTCATGATCCTGGTATTCATTGTAGCGGAAGTAGTTTTTGCCATCCGGGAAAACCGTTTTGCAGGCCTGTTCAAGCGTGGCTTGCTGTTGCTGGCAGGAGCCATTCTGGCTGCAGGTGTAAACTTTGGACGCCTCTATACAACAGCCGAATATTCGCAGTACTCCATTCGTGGTAAATCAGAGTTGTCAGCCCCTAACAGCGGTGCCCAGACCGGAACAGGGCTTGACCGGGAATATGCCTTTCAGTGGAGCTATGGCGTGTCTGAATCAATGACTTTACTGATTCCTCATTTTTATGGTGGTGGCAGTAAAGTGCCGTTAAGCACAAACTCCGAGACCTACGATGCTTTTGTACGCATGGGGCTGCCTGCCGGGCAGGCAGAGCAGATTGTAAAGGAAGGGTTACCGCTTTATTGGGGCGACCAGCCTTTTACCAGTGGTCCTGTTTATGTTGGGGCCATTGTGTGTTTTCTATTTATATTAGGCCTGCTTATAGTAGATAAGCGCTGGAGTATCTGGCTGGTAGCCGCTACAGTGCTGTCGCTTTTGCTGTCGTGGGGGCATAACTTCGAAGCATTTAATAACCTGATGTTCGATTACTTCCCGGGTTACAATAAGTTCAGGGCTGTTTCATCGGCTTTGGTGATTGCACAGATAACTATACCATTATTGGGCATGCTGGCGCTTTACACGCTGCTCCGCGATTACAAGCTTATTCCGAACATAGACAAAAAGCTGCTCTACGCAGCAGGCATAACAGGAGGGCTTTGCCTGCTGGTATGGTTGTTTGCTGGTACAGCCAACTTTGTGGGAGGTTCTGACCAGCAGCTCATACAGGCGCAGTACCCGATAGATGCCATTCGGGCCGACCGGGAATCCGAGATGCGTTCAGATGCTTTACGCTCCCTTATCCTGATTGTGCTGGCTGCAGGGCTGCTGTATGTATTTCTGAAAAACAAAGTGTCAGCACTTATAGCTGTGGCGGGTGTAGGCATTTTAACATTAGGCGATCTCTGGACTGTGAACAAACGTTACCTGAACAACGATGACTTCCAGAAGAACCCTATCGCAAATTATTTCCAGCCTACACAAGCCGATCAGCTGATTCTGCAGGATAAGTATCTGAGCTACCGTGTTATCAATCTTCCGAACCCGTTCCAGGATGCCCGCACGTCTTACTACCATAAATCAGTGGGCGGTTACCACGGAGCCAAACTGCGACGTTACCAGGATCTGATTGAGCATCATATTGCACAAAATAACATCGAAGTGCTGCGCATGCTTAACACCCGCTATGCCATCACCGGTAACCAGCAGCAGCCGGTACAGCGTGTGCCCGGTGCATTGGGTAATGCCTGGTTTGTGCAGGAGGTGCAGGCTGTAAATTCTCCCGATGAAGAACTGGCCGCACTCAGCGACTTTGAGGCAGCCAGAACTGCTGTTGTAGATGTTGAGAAGTTCCCAGTGCAGCAGCGCAGTTTCTCGGCCGAAAATGCAAGTATTAAACTCACAGATTATCAGCCAAACTATCTGAAATACACTTAC contains these protein-coding regions:
- a CDS encoding DUF4834 family protein → MIKFIFTTLVIIFLIRLVAPFLFRWLLGMFVKKSMRNGTFFYGNINNQQQRQQEQNSQRAGNGNVKIDYIPDQSKNKGFDGGEYVDYEEVK
- a CDS encoding DUF3891 family protein, translating into MIVNAIAEGWEVIYQQAHGVLAAQLACSLKPALRSRHWVETIIAIANHDNRQKTWHGKDGLTKAGAPADFTLLPVTIEQAKDLMQEVRFQSQWVTLLTSMHMSYLYESQRGKSKDIAAFMDEQVALQKRCRKSVGVNKQEAEQAYTIMQWCDRLSLILCRNELPEDERTLEITAGPDGNTYFIKHLKDKAIQVAPWPFEQNKLDVQVEYRTLQQLQYSNDSELAQALHKAEVKRKTWTLAR
- a CDS encoding YfhO family protein: MASIDFKRNVLPHVVAVVIFLLLTAIYFSPVLFNGEGLPQQDIMQARGADKEIQDFRAATGEEPLWTNSMFSGMPAYLINTHYSGDWSGFIHKVLTLDMPALAGNIFITLLGAYILMLALGMNVWLSVVGAVAITFTSYNFIILEAGHNTKSLTIAYIPVVLGGLFYTLRRNMWIGAALFALGLTLNLHFNHLQMTYYMLLMILVFIVAEVVFAIRENRFAGLFKRGLLLLAGAILAAGVNFGRLYTTAEYSQYSIRGKSELSAPNSGAQTGTGLDREYAFQWSYGVSESMTLLIPHFYGGGSKVPLSTNSETYDAFVRMGLPAGQAEQIVKEGLPLYWGDQPFTSGPVYVGAIVCFLFILGLLIVDKRWSIWLVAATVLSLLLSWGHNFEAFNNLMFDYFPGYNKFRAVSSALVIAQITIPLLGMLALYTLLRDYKLIPNIDKKLLYAAGITGGLCLLVWLFAGTANFVGGSDQQLIQAQYPIDAIRADRESEMRSDALRSLILIVLAAGLLYVFLKNKVSALIAVAGVGILTLGDLWTVNKRYLNNDDFQKNPIANYFQPTQADQLILQDKYLSYRVINLPNPFQDARTSYYHKSVGGYHGAKLRRYQDLIEHHIAQNNIEVLRMLNTRYAITGNQQQPVQRVPGALGNAWFVQEVQAVNSPDEELAALSDFEAARTAVVDVEKFPVQQRSFSAENASIKLTDYQPNYLKYTYQAAQAGMVVFSEIYYPKGWQAYIDGQPVEHIRANYVLRAMQVPAGSHTIEFRFAPSSYETGNTVSLVSSILLMLVVIGAVVYGVKRGTKPDALDT